The Moorena producens PAL-8-15-08-1 genomic interval TTAAACCCTGAACCCTGCTTCAAATCCGTGAATACATGATGGATGAAATCATAAACTCCCATGATTAAAACTAACCTGGGCTTGATGACCAGATAGAAAAAACCCCCTGGAATCGCCATCAATGGATGTCGCAGGACTTCATACAGTCTTTGCTTGAACGGATCGAGCTTAGAAAACTCCTCAGTGGATAAGAAATCGGCAACGCCCCGATATCGCTCCCAGTCGCCATTGGTTTTGTGATGGTAGGCATGATCTCTCGACCAGGCATATTGGGGCATCGCGTTGATCACACCCAGCAGAAACCCCATGATTCGGTTCATTGATTTTGACCGAAACAGAGAATAGTGTCCGCAATCATGCATCAATGAAAAACAGCGCAGGGAGAAAAGAATTAGCAGCGCAATAATCGGGGGTAGAAGCCACAGCGAAATCGATGCTGCTTTCACGGCCAAGAGCCATAAAAGAACATAAGGGACAAGGGTATTGAGAATTTGATAGGTTGCCCGCAGGTTGCTGCTCTTGATGTATGGTATCAAAACAAAGTCAGTTTTTCTGAGCAGATGCGGTGGTTTTAGTTGCCGGGAAGATTCACGTTTTACAAAGGGATGAACCGATGTAGAGATCTGTCCAGTATGATACAGATAATACTTGAGCATAATGGGTCTCAATTCAGTGATACATTGGGATTAGTTGTGCTAGTCAATTCTCGTTCCGAGACGCTACGGGATTATTCCGAGATACCCTTCGCGATCGCCCGTCAGGGTTACTGCACCCCTGCTGCTTCAAGGCACAAACGGCTGGCTGAAACTCGTCCCAGGTTTTACAAATTTGCTCATAACATTGGGGTGGTGTGATGGGCAGGTTTTTCAGGTAGAAAAACGTAACCTGGTTAGACGATTCCAACAGGAATACCAATTCGGTAGTTGGATTGTAGGAATCCACGGCTTCGAGAATATGGGCATTCACATGATGATTGTGCAAAATTGCTGTGTCGGGAATGGATAGCCAGGCATTGAGAAAAGGGGCTAGACGAGATCGTGGTACATAGTATGTTTGAAAGGTTTCTCCAGTTATCCCCAGGTGAGGGGTGTTCAGGCTACACACCACCACGCCCTTTTCACCTGTGAGATAACCTGCCCAAGCGTTATGGCCAAGGACCAGGAGATTACTCTCAATAAATGCCTGCTGCCAGTTTGCTTGAGGTTTAAGTGTCATTGCTTAGACTTCCTTCAGGATTCAACCAAAAATAGTCAATTTATCCGATGGAATACAGCGCTACGTATTCAGGTGAGGACATGTCACGATTGTGCAAGGCCAATGCTCAAAATGCCTTCAGAGCCAAACGTCATATCCTCACCTCACTTGGTGCTGGGATAATTACCGTTGAGAGCGTGAATGATGTTGAGATCGATTTAGACAAATCCCAGACAGAGCGAAGATGACAAGTCCGAAGACTGTACCGGGTTCTGGAATAGCATGAGTGTTCAAGACCCCAACTGCTTCGAGATCAAAACCACC includes:
- a CDS encoding fatty acid desaturase, whose translation is MLKYYLYHTGQISTSVHPFVKRESSRQLKPPHLLRKTDFVLIPYIKSSNLRATYQILNTLVPYVLLWLLAVKAASISLWLLPPIIALLILFSLRCFSLMHDCGHYSLFRSKSMNRIMGFLLGVINAMPQYAWSRDHAYHHKTNGDWERYRGVADFLSTEEFSKLDPFKQRLYEVLRHPLMAIPGGFFYLVIKPRLVLIMGVYDFIHHVFTDLKQGSGFNLGQTVSAHQSKHWQSVAEFWDVLFNNICVVGGWIFLSHLWGVGLFWSIYSITLSCSATIFIWIFFVQHIFEGAYAHKTAGWNYVLGAVEGTSYLELPAVLRWFTADIGYHTIHHLCERIPNYHLAACYRENSHLLSDVKTLGIRNLLECSQFLLWDAASDRLVSIKDIEDRSIES